From the Macrobrachium nipponense isolate FS-2020 chromosome 9, ASM1510439v2, whole genome shotgun sequence genome, the window atatatatatatatatatatatatatatatatataatatatatatatatgtaagtgtgtctTAAATTATACGTCCGTGAGTGAATATGTGAGtgcataactacatatatattcgTTATAATACTGATTATTTTATAAGGGCTAAAATCAAGAGTTCCATAACATTCATGTATATCACCGAAGTTTCCTTCAATAAAACGATGCTAGAATTCTTCAAGAAACTTCAGTTCTTAATCGGTGAAAGTTGCTGGAACGAAGAAAATGATACATTGCAAAGTCATGgatataaaatgatataattcAAAGACGAACATTTGCCTGAGGCAGATATATAATGAGGTGGAATTTGACGTCTTTTAGAAATTGAACAGAGTCGAACTAAGTACCAAAGAACTGTCGCCTTTGAAGtctaaaaatagataataatatttactCTAGAAACATGAGGAGGTAATGATAACTTGAGGgtaatagtttatttaaaatgatGATCTACCTTTCTTTCTGTCTTAAAGGAAAAAGCTTTGATGAATTGGTAAAACAATCCTAATTATGACCCCGTGGGCAAGTGGAGGCTGTGATGAAGTTTTTGCATGTCACTTTTATGGTTTATGGATCTCCAGATCTCATTAGGATGAATCATTTACAAAGTGAATGGGTTTTTTTTATACCAAGAAAATCTGGTCATTCATTCTTGAACGGCAATGTTAGTGCCACTGTTTACAACCATTAAAGAAAAGCAACACAACAAAATGATTGATATAAGAATAAGATTGCTACCaacattaaatgtaaataattaatcGTAACAGTTCcatcaacatttttttcagatttaataCTCAGTCTTTATTTCATAACTGCAGACTTTTCCTTGAAATACCTATGCCACATCCAATTCTCCATTATCAGCACCATCATTCTTTGCCTAAACGTCCTTCGGTTGCATTAACGATCAACCTTCTATTGGTAGACTAGATTTACACCGTTTTCACCAgttcatgtgaactctctctacaACCGGTAAGGCAAACATTGACCTTTACATATTACATTCCagaacgtttttattttttacactacAAGCATCCGCCCATGTCATCTTTACTTACGATCATATTATTGGCCTTTACTTATTCCATTCCAGAGCGTTTTTTTTCTACACTACAAGCATCCGCGTATGTCGTCTTTACTTACGATCATTTCgaagtgaaatgttaaaaaatctaTCTGCAACTTCTACATCTCAGTAGACCTTCAGTATTCCTTGTCGAAGATCACGtagcataaaaaaaggaatagaaaTCTAGAATTAGCGCACATAAGATTGATGGTATGGCCGACGATCAAACAGCGCAATGATCTTGCGTCAATACTGAAATGGACCCGGAAGTAACTAACCTGAACGCTCGTTATCAGGAAGGTTCTTTATTTGACGCACGTGTGCTCACACGCACTCAACCTGGAAATAGTCAGGTGGGATCTTGTTGCTATTTTTAGCCAGGTTTGTTTTAGGAAATGGTGGTCAAATTAGTGGGTCCTAAgctatttcttttcatatatctACTGTCTTAGTCGCCTAACACGATTTCCAGTAttttataaaattcattcattcacgaAATTTAATACATTTTGGAAGCTCATTTCATATTTAAATGGGATTCATATTGTCTTCTGTTAATCCATAAGAAAAATGACATCttgaatttattaatttcatatttacaaTGAACCAGTCATTATAAAGATAGTTTACAACATTTCGTTTACCTTGTTTGAAAGTACAGGGGAGAAAAAAACAACCTGGATAGatatttgtaagtttttttttcttttccgtggaGATGCCATCGCTTAACAGTCAAGAAATATAGTATTCTAGCTATACgcttttttttacataaagaaaaaaataagaaaggctTTCTGTAATTGATCCTAATGAACTACACACGCTCAcctatttatgaataaataaataaataaatgtatatatatatacatttgcatatatatatatatatatatatatatatatatatataaatatatatatatatgtatatgatatataaaataaatatatatatatatatattatatatatagataatatttaaatttaaatattatatatatatatatatatatattatatatatttaatttaattatatatataatatataattatataatatatatatatatatatatatatataataaaaataaggggattacgtataatatatatatatatatatatatatatataatatatatatatattatatatataatatatatatatatatattatatattatatacaaataaggggaattacgtataatatatatatatatatatatcatataatatatatatatatataaaattattataatagtatattataaataattataatatatatacacatatatatatatatatatatatgtgtatatatctatataggatatatatatatatatatatatatatatatatatatatatatatgtgtgtgtgtgtgtgttatatatatatatatatatatatatatatatatatataatatatatatatatatatatatatatacacacacacacacacatatatatatatatatatatatatatatatatatatatatatatatatatatatatatatatattatatatatatatatatatatattatatacgcaatTCCCCTTATTTGTTAACAAACAGCATTTTATAGTATTTAGGTATGAAATTACCTTACCAATGGTTGCAGCTTCATGATTTTCAATCTTGGACGGTGCCATAGCCTTGTACTGGGTTCTTCCACTGTCTCGGGTAGGTGTTCCCTTGCCTGGGGGTACAATGCACATTTTTCATTCAGTTCCCTCTTCCTCTTGTTATTCAAACAGTGTGAAGCGGCGGGACGGGTTTAGATGAAGGTCTAAGGATGCTTGATTTCTgacaaatatgaaaatgtatttgtcCTTATTGGGTTTGTTTGCTCTTCTTAGCTGACTAGTTTATTTCCGGCgataatttttcttttcgtaGGTTTAaccttttaatgtttatttttgttgttttgttaagTTTGCAAATACTCCTTTATGATTGCTTTATATGTTGTCTTCTTGTTTCTGGCGATATTGAACTTAACCCTGTTCCACAAAATCGATCAAAAAAATGTCTTATTCTTTATAGCAATGTCTATGGAtcatacaagaataaaaaagacTTGGATGTTGGTGCTCTCAGGTTTGATATCCTCTTTTGGTCTGAAACACTTGTGTTTGACTTATGCCGTATTTCGTAACAGTTGACCCCAGTGTTTCAGATGCTCATTTTACTCGAGCGTAATGGTATAAAAGAGTCCGTGAAATGGCACCGTATATTACAGAGGATTTTCCGCATACTTGCTTACTAAAATAGCAATCGTTCAGGAAGCTGACTCCGAGGCTTGCTTCATTTTCGTTGGCGATTACAGTGGTCATCACACTGGATGGCTGAGTTCAGCTACTGTCACAGATAATCATGGGGgtgctgcttttgatttttccactatttctggTTGCGAGCAGTTAATAGATGAACCCGCACACCTATCTGGCAGCCATCTTGACCTTGTATTCACATATGTTACAGGGACTGTCTCTTTTGGAGTAGGTTTGCTGGTTGGCTCATCTGATCATAGCTTGATTAAATTTAATTTGGAGGTGATCCTGATGTTAACTTTTCAAGAAAGGTATACTGGAAATCTTAGGGATGGTATTCACTGTAATCTTATTTTCCTCAGGTGAAGCAATATTTTTAAAAGTCCGAATATTACAGCGAGTTTAAATACTCATCTTAGCCATTTTATCGCGAGGAGAATTCCTTCTAAAATATACAAGTTTCGTCTTAGAGTTAAACCAAGGATTAATGCTGCATGTAAGCTTACCTACgataaaacataaaaactcaTAATGTGTAGGGAGCAAGCAGTCAGAATTTTTGAGGCTCAATTTCTCTGAGGTTAGAAGTCAATTTTACGTTGTCTGAGAGAACTGAGAGAGCGTGTAATGAAGGAGTGAAGGAGACCTTGCTCTTCAGTAGTGACGACCCATGAGTGGTGGCCTATCCTAACTTAAGTCACCGCTCGTTGAAGCTGATTCTAGCGTGCCTCCCCTTATAAGAGCTGATGGAACTGCTGTATAGTGCCTTAAAAAGAAGGGAGAACTTTTGGCTGCACTATGTGAGAAAAGTGGGACGAGTCCTTGGTGTTGCTTCAGTCATGCTCTCCTGAGCCTAAGTTGTGTTCAGTGGCCTTCAGAACAAGAGAAGTCAAAACTTTGCTTTTGGAGCTCTACAGTTATGAAGACATATTATCATAACGGGCTCTTTCCAGTCTTCTGTAAATAGACTGCTGATTTCATGGCTCGTTAGATTACTACTATTTTGAAAAAGTTAATTGGACTCGAAAGGTTTCCTCCTGTTTGGAGGAAAGTAAACATTGCTGCATCACCTAACTGACTAATTCTGTCCTAAGATTTGAGAGACGATGTTATCTAAGTTTTGTAGGTTTCTTGAAGATAATAACCTACTACCAGCATTACAGTTTGGGTTTTATACAGACCTTAATACTTTTGATGCACTCTTGTTAATCTCTGCTATTTTGATGATGGTGCAGAGGCATGCAATGTTGGCCTATATTTTACTGCAACCTTTTGTCATGAGAATCGTCAAGCACTTATCTACATGCTAAGATTATTGTGAATTGGTTGATCTTTcatcaatattttaaatgaaattttaataggCGGATCCTAAGTGTTCTGTATTGATGGCCAGTAATTGCTGTTCAGGTGTTCCTTAAGGCAGTGTTTTTAGACCTTTGCTATTTATTATCTGTACTAGTGACATGTGGCAAGGTCTGAAGAACAAACTGATGTCTTACACTGATGGTACTGCTCTTCTAACTGTTGTTCCTTCCCCGTGCTTTAAACCTGTGGCTGCAGAATCTGGCTCATATTCGTGAGTGGTGTAGGCTTTATTCCATGAAAGTTGATCATTCTAAAACTCAAAGTATGATTGTTAGTCGATCCATTGATCACTGACCCTTTGCTCTTGCATCCAATCCTATTTTACATTTAAAGGGTACAGTGCTAAATGTCAGTAACTCTTAAAGATTTCAGGTGCAACTTCTGATAAGAAATTGAGCTTTGTGAAGCTCATATGTAATAACGCGTTCTCACAAGGTATCCTCCAGATATGTTTTTTTGAATGTGTCGTGATGAAGCTATCGTATATCTAAGtgttttaatttgtttcttttccCTTGCCTGGAGTATATTGTTCTCTATTATGGTCTTTGGCTGCCGACTCACATCTCAGACACTTGGATAGAGATAAGTCATCAAACAAGTTTATTTTGTCAACTCTTGATgttgaggtaaagtgaattcatTATATTTGTTGCATAAATGCACTACATCGACAAACATCATCCTCTGCACTTTTCTTTGCCTGATCCAGCAGTTTTATTCCCAGAAATGGGCAAGCTATTGTAGCAAACAGCGGCGTTTGCTAGTAACAGGCTTAATACCACTCAGTGtggtagaagtttttttttcaacaactaaagtgtggaatagtttgcctagtGCAGTTGTCGAATCTTCTAACTTCCTAATATTTAATCGAGAAGCAAATTCATCCTTGATTTCtcctgacgtctcctgaattcaggcGTATTGGTTTTATTCTCTATTCCCTCATTTTTATTCTTAGGTTTATAGTCAGTTGACTACCATATGGGCTTatagctgtttgtttgtttgtatggtgtttttacgttgcatggaaccagtggttattcagtaacgggactaacggctttacgtgacttccgaaccacgtcgagagtgaacttcgatcaccagaaatacatatctctcacacctcaatggaatgcccgagaatcgaactcgcggccactgaggtttGTAGCTGAAAAtttaaggaaagagagaaagagagtaatcGCCGTATTTCAAATTCAAGTTAGAGCCCACTCCTTCCACCTGCGTGAATGCATCCATAGTCTGTTCGGTGGAGGCAGTGACCGTGGCGTTAATCGTGCAGTTGCAGAAGTTAGTGACCGTACAGCTGTGCATTTCATTCAGTAACAATATGTAAGTTAAGGAAACAACGTGCATTTGCCTTTTCTATCGCTGAAAGAAAAGACAAAGACGATACTGGATATACCCTGTTTATTTAAAGGACAGACAAACCCATGGTATTTTCATAGCACTGTATCCAACGTCCGAGAGACTATGAGCCGAAATTTTTCAGTAATAGAATGGCCATAAAATCCCTTGACGTTTACCTATTACACTGATTAAGGATATTTCGTCAAATAGCTTATTTCACctgatgtaaaaataaaactcgtgataattctaaagtaatttatttacttgttgcACAGGTCATTCTTTGTTGTACAAATTAGTCATTTACGATtacataaaacaaattaatactcTTACTCAGAAAAATCGCAGCATTCTGACTGCGTTTCAGAAACTGAGCTTGCAGCTGCAGGTGAAGGCGTTGATGGTGACGTTTTCAGAGGTGTTGGTGTTTGAGTCGTGCCCAAGAAATGAGGAAATGGTTGATTGTGTGAGTGTGGATGCTGGACTGGCTGCGCGACGGGGAACGTTCCAAACGTCTGCGCGCGTTGAATGACATTTAATATTTCGATTTTTGTCATCAGACGTATGTTTTCAGGCACCTTCTTGAGCTCTTTGTTTACTAATAAACAGAAAAGCTTTTCATCATCTTGGTCCTCTCGTTCATCTTCTCCATTCTGTCTCGTCAATAAACATTTCTTCGGAACATCTGAAAAATGCTTATCGACCGGATTCAGCTTCACTCTCTTTTTTGCTGACGCTGTTTCACTCCTACCGCGTTCTGCTGCCACGTTCACATCCTCGTCAAGCAAAACTTCCGCCTCCGTTGCCTTATTTTCAGGATTACTTGTAGTTTCCTTACTGGAGACTGAATTTTCTAAGAACTGCAGCCTCCTGAAAAAGACGTAGGAGCTGTTTCTTGTCCCCGATCCTGATGGGAGACTCTTCTGTTTTTTCAGTTCCTTTGTGAaggaatctcttaaatttttccacttcttttgcaAGTGCAGCCCTGAAAAGAGAGAAGAATagacgtacaatatatatatatatatatatctatatatatatatatatatatatatatatatatatgtgtgtgtgtgtgtgtgtgtgtgtgtgagtgtatatatacatatatacacatacatacatacacacacacacacacacacacacacacacatatatatatatatatatatatatatatatatatatatatatatattatgcaggtTTCGTTGACCGATAGATGACTATGAACTTGTGAACTTTACCTATTTTGATCTTGGTTCTTTCCAATGTTCTGTAGTCTCTCTTCACTTGACCACTCGAAGTCCGTAGAATGATAAATGAAAGCCCTTTCTtaataattccttttatttttgtctcCATGGCGAGCTTTCGTATTATGCTTCGTCCATAATCCTATCAGaatcaaatatttacataatttcatGAACAATTACAAATAAGTAAGCAAGCcgttaaaatattataattgacATGGAATTTCTGTTAACATGTAACAAGTCAAAGAATTGGCAACTACTTGGTTACTTATTTGTAATTGTTATGTTTGGTCATGAAATATGTAAATGTTTTAGTCTGCCATGATTACGGACGAATTACAATcgggaagttcgccatggagacaaaaataaaaggaattattaAGAAGTGGCTTTCTTCTACGGACTTCGAGTGGTCAAGTGAAGAGAGACTACAGAACATTGAAAGGAACCAGGATCAAAATAGTTTAAGTTCACAGTCATCTATCGTTCAACGAAACCTGCATAATAAACAACCTGCTtcctacatatacacacacaacatatatatatatgcgtgtgagtctgtgtatttatgcataatcttatatacatgcacacactccAAGATATTCTACAGTATGTACATTCAGACAATTGGGCATGCATAGGCCTACAGATGGAAATGAGTAGGTTTACATtcgcacatgcatacatatatacgtacattgcATGATGTTACTGGTGATCGTataacgtatatacatacatacatacatatatatatatatatatatatatataatatatatatatatatatatatagtaattgaaATGTATATTCAATCAAGATAACACATACGAACATTTGGTCAGTTGGAAACCAACTATTAATTTCCTCCAACTTCCGGCACAACACGTCCAAGAAGTGTCAGGGaaactatccatatgcattttatttcacTCTGTCATCTAATTGGCTGGCGTTTCATGATGAAATAACAACTCTTACAAattatttcaggaacaactgttttccatcaaaactattcttcaaaTAGTTAAAAAGTATGTTGAATAAAAAGATGAAGGTACCTGCTCTATATTACACTGTCCCCAAGACGAATCTGTACTGCGACATTCCCCTATATACAATATGATTCTTTCAGAAAGAAATTTCTAAACATTCAAAAGGAATTACCGGCCATCAACCTGAAACTtattccgaagaatccccgaacagttAGCTCTCtattcaagtttaaagacaagAGCAGTCTTTtatttacatccaacgttatatataagtagAAGTGCctcagatgtagtcaggggatctattcGGATGTTCGAGGAGGAGGTTGCGAATATATACTACATTGATGCTCCTGAAGGGGAAAGCTTCAGAACCGGGAAAAGcctaatatcagaaatcattcCAAAATATGTactaggacaggtacaaaaagaaaatggtATTACAATACTGAAACCTATTATTATCAAATGGACTGCAGtataccaccgttaaactccgacacatcgtccacacaactgtttattgcctgatggtctcgTCGAGCTGTTTCTTCTGTGtctgtatgtttattattttttctttctcttatgtaataactttaatcGAGTACAGTACTTTGTTTTTAACTTCcatctgggtaggttgtcaccagcttgttgcttatttaaaattttagtacaGGTTTTAGTCAtcttattctgaatgttttactTTAATCAAAATTTGTAAttctgattttattagtttattaccgattgccatgttcgctgtttgcagcctagaaaatgcaactatgagttgtgaaacgtcggcatattattattatgataatgaaatacatatggatagtgccttccCTGACCCgtcttggtttatatatatatatatatatatatatatatatatatatatatatatatatatatatacgtgcaaatGTAAGCCAAAATATTTCTGTTATGTAGTAGACCTATATATGCCCAGTTGTCTGAATGTATTTACTTGTAGCGCGTGCATGTATATTAAATTAATCATTCATACGCAGATACAaacacttgcatatatatatatatatatatatatatatatatatatatagaacgtaaAATAAGGATAGAACAGCCCGTACCCGGAGATCtgataatgaataaaagagaTTAAATAGTTAAATTATCTAtgggtttttaattttaattttatatatatatatatatatatatacacgtatatatatatatatatatatatatatataaaattaaaacccATAGATAATTTAACTATTTAAtctcttttattcattatcaGATCTCCGGGTACGGGCTTTTCTATCTTTATTTTACGTTCTGGATGCTGGCTTGGCGAGTACTACTGTCTCAGATATATTGCAGAAATTGTACGAAATAATTTGGGAGCAAATTAAAGCCAATTTACACTCCATAATTTACGAAAGAAAAGTGGGAAGATGTTGCTAGGGGATTGAAGAAGTATGCAATTTTCCTAATTAAGTGAAACTGATATTAAACACATTATATTGAGGCCTGTTGATACAGTACCTCTTgattaaaattttaaagatttctttTGAATTGTGGTACTGGTTGTATGCAACGCTAACGACTCGTTTAAAGTGAATCATTGATatacatgaagaaaaaaaaagtgattcagCAGTTTTCCATAAATTCATTGCTGTACATTAAGCTTGTGGACCGTACGTTAGACATACTACCTCAGGTATTTGCATTGGAAATTATGGAAAAGATAATGAGACCTTGCAGTGGAAGGAATCAGACatacaagaaaattattttcattgctaaaCTGTCAGGAGTACGTCGATATACGGCACAGGTGGACAAACAGTCGATTGCGGCCACTTGTTTAGTCGATCACCGTTActccacaatcctatataaacaaacaaaaacacacatatatatattatatatatgtatatataggtatatatatatacagtgaggcAATTGTACTTCGGTTTTATcttactatggcgctatttgattttttttccacgtaatatgtgattatgtactatagtagattcacaccaatcgtgcatttgatgtctaagccagtcccttacgacgctcctgattggctgttgatgataagccaatcacggggctggaaactctgtctctcaagagagtacacatgggtaggatctatgttccacctctcctgtgagctacgtctttcaaaagtattccttagaagaggtggaacatacatcctgcctatgtgaactctcgagagagacagagtgtccagccctgtgattggcttaccaacagccaatcaggagcgtcgtaagggagtggcctagacatcaaacgcacggttgatgtgaatctactaaagtatggtagatcgtaaaagagtttcagtaAAGTAAATCTCAGAGTCCAAAAGTTTGGCCACCCAGAGATGCTTTTCTTGCTGAGAGTATAAAGCAAGTATGCTGCATCTTGCACGACAGGGCACGAGATAGTTATAGGCGTGATAATACACTTTTTCAGGCGCCATTCTTAAAACCGTTTAAAGTAAACGTACCGTGAGGGAGCATGTCTGCGACCTTTGCAAGAAttgtttcattcattcattcattaaatgCCAGGATACCGTGCTATAATGTGAAGTGTAAACGTGGAAATGTTGTAAAACGTTTAAATAACTTACCTACAATTTTCCTATCCCGAGATTCTTCAGAATGGCAGAAAATGCCAACTAATTCCTCCCAACACCTTTTCTTCACCACTTTGTCCTTATAGTCAGCTGATCTCGTGTCCCAAATAGCTGAACGTTTTTCAACTTCGTCAATGAAAAGTTCAGTGTCAACGGGACCGGTCTCCATTTTAACGTGCGGGATACAAACAACCTCGCGGGCAACTAAACGCACGCTATTGATCGCAGTATCTCGAACCGCCATGGGGCCGCGCGGTAGCTGTTGGGTAAACTCAGATCGCGCGGTGGCCTTGACGGTTAAAAAAAGCCACGCGGCTGTGGGTGTACGTACGAACAGCTGTGCGCTCTGTCATTAACTTGCCGCCACGCGGTCGGGAGCGAGCGGTTAGAACCGCCCTGTGTGAACTGGCTCTGATGCCGGCAGGTGGTTACTAGTGTTGACAGTTGTTTTtgagaaaattatcattatacATTAAGAGTTATAACTCGCCTATAGTCAAATCAAACTTTTAAGTTTCGGAAAACATAAATTGCTCTATGAATTTATTACATAGTATTTAGAGGCATTGCATCATGAGTTTGcataagcattaaaaaaaaaaaaaaaaaaaaaaaaaaacctttcagttCATTCATACGTGCATGGCCTTGTCTCTCTGTTAGCGTGTGGTGTGGTGTAGCTAAATTTTTCGCATGCATATTGCTGACCAGTTGTGAGCTAATCATTTTGATTAACAGACCAGTGTCTGTTGCGAGTTCAAAtcaaatttaatttccttttcgtTACTGAATGTTGCTTCTTTGGCTTCCAAGACAAAGTGTAAGTTTGATCTTAATGAAACATTATGACAAATTATGTCGAATCATGTATTTTTAATGCAGTTACTCAGTAGCCAGGGTTTATggttaagttttttgttttctttcttttagattTCAAGCGGTGAGACTAGCATGGGGGAGTGAACGATCTGGGCTCTCGTACTCATTGCTGCCAACCTTGGAAGCTGGGCTCGTACTCAGTGCTGCCAACCTTCACGGATCCCTACATGACAAAGACATCCCGGGCGACCGCTCAAGGTGCACCCTTGTTCATCCCTACCGGCTATGGAGCAAAAGCCCTTACACTGACCTTATAACTAatgtcaataaaagaaaatactttccAAGTACACTCGCATTTGTCTAAAACAAAACTTCGACATCCCAGAAAATTCCGGTATTTATTTTATGGGCAAAACGTTTTCAATTATTACATTGCAATTTTCGTTTGTATTTTAGAACTTACAACTTTAAAGATTAGTTCACAAAAATATTGAAGCTTTAAAACCCACGATAATCAGTGGTAATGATGATCGAGAGTGTGATACAGCATACACAAATGCTGTAACGGCATCTAAATACACAGTGGTTAGTTCACGTTTGAAAAGcgaattttttaatgatattccTGTGTTTCAAGGTGCGAAGTActccttaattattattattattattattattattattattattattattattattattattattattattattattattattattattattttcacagcCCTGCAATTCCATGCAACAAAATACGATTCCAACTCTTGCAGCAAATTATCGTTAACGACCAGATCTATAAAACTAAATATCCTTTCATATCACCAGTTTGCACCACTAGTTTTTATTGGTACTATTAGTCAAAATGCTACGAAATTAGAGTTATTTTACAGAGTCCCATAGCATTACATACTTAAGCTGTTATTAGTAACCAGTTACCATGAACCAGGAAGACAATAAATATTCCAAATGTGGCCCTTACATGGAATTCAAGGTCATTCGTGAGTAAAGGGCAGATTGCTTGGAGCGTGATatgcggttattattattattattattattattattattattattattattatattattattattattattagaaataataccaTGGCCACTAGAAAGACTGGCTTCAATTAATTGAGATacacagtcattattattattattgtcatttatcCAGGGCGTCTTTCTCCTGTAGGGGCTTGTCTTCCTGCTGGTGCTTCTACTTCTGTTTCTCCGCCTCCATTGTGTCTTTCTTTGGGGCGTCTTTCTTCTTTGGGGGCTTGTCCTCCTGCTGTAGGTGCACCTTCAGGAGTTGCATTTGGGATGCGTCTTATTTGAGTGGG encodes:
- the LOC135217981 gene encoding uncharacterized protein LOC135217981; translation: MAVRDTAINSVRLVAREVVCIPHVKMETGPVDTELFIDEVEKRSAIWDTRSADYKDKVVKKRCWEELVGIFCHSEESRDRKIVGLHLQKKWKNLRDSFTKELKKQKSLPSGSGTRNSSYVFFRRLQFLENSVSSKETTSNPENKATEAEVLLDEDVNVAAERGRSETASAKKRVKLNPVDKHFSDVPKKCLLTRQNGEDEREDQDDEKLFCLLVNKELKKVPENIRLMTKIEILNVIQRAQTFGTFPVAQPVQHPHSHNQPFPHFLGTTQTPTPLKTSPSTPSPAAASSVSETQSECCDFSE